The Ruficoccus amylovorans genome has a segment encoding these proteins:
- a CDS encoding FG-GAP-like repeat-containing protein → MLSALIFNFAAIPLVTGAAEFRELPQLEATPETVHPIPLGFTSRSVLPSLRADEAPSLLISNHGEYLAKRNVIYRPVAQDGWGKYWSLPEDFPLYDEGIQYDEIKGSRYIAVYREDCLYDLVRPSDWMYLKQVGTPDKPHFQESYKIQLEGKPPQGKEWVADLDGDGIPDLLVGAPDPGTSQFQMYPNYEEYGHPWSGIENPNLGMLPDSDIQNFRGYDIAGNWLGNPVTRYLWWAKGRMDNGQLIFGEPTKVCYGSTDYPLQWRGYGFNLHPVVMELEGLPHIILFTDNDKAMIVPVREVVDGKLHVGKAQPLLKGGARLKSTIHANVIGVADMNLDGQQDLIIGSGANGRLTVLSGSKAGEFTELGNIFHEGGEVSADTLVVPVRADWNKDGCPDLIIGDASGMLSLRYGTDDPYVYDDYLNFKTPSGYIRHRPLDGNLQGDNETAWSYTQPEVFDWDRDGNLDIITNDNEAKLFFYKGTGASNLLEERERLMMGDKPLPVAWRTRPAVIDRKYGVAGDDRDVLLMIQWDNNFAMAIPDAPGSLNFERLIEVKDVTGETINISGPGGFTGRIKLSVCDWDNDGKWDVVFGSQKSLQKYFRLSGNESPSAAAFWMRNVGTNMEPVFELPQMITFSDGSPIVINKHNFNVYPTDLDGDGELDIIFGDDEGFLFYLNRDDLAWAEDTEPEKQLRAALKSAKNNTGNYKSGDTIAAEDWTAPSSNDMYWASEWMTTQEGLLSVKDGMARLNSRPPRLSEMKRYLARPIEFDPQAPITLRYRTRFIRQDSRNVGGNEFIELLNLKSSDGGQSLVAVGFSSAEELEIKSRGEKVTIAGSRLKLKQSYVIDVEINLQPEGKDDSISVVVSEDNGSAHIQLAKGKMTIPISGIADVLELEVGKNAGFLGIGSLVLQVQ, encoded by the coding sequence TTGCTTTCCGCCCTTATCTTTAACTTCGCGGCCATCCCCCTTGTTACCGGTGCGGCCGAGTTTCGGGAACTCCCGCAGTTGGAGGCGACTCCGGAAACGGTTCACCCGATTCCCCTGGGATTCACTTCGCGCTCGGTTCTGCCTTCGCTCCGTGCAGACGAAGCACCAAGCCTGTTGATCAGCAACCACGGCGAGTACCTGGCCAAGCGTAATGTAATCTACCGGCCCGTCGCGCAAGACGGGTGGGGCAAGTACTGGTCGTTGCCCGAAGATTTCCCTCTCTACGATGAGGGCATCCAGTATGACGAAATTAAAGGCAGTCGGTATATCGCCGTTTACCGGGAGGACTGCCTGTACGATCTAGTGCGGCCCAGCGACTGGATGTACCTCAAACAGGTCGGTACCCCCGACAAGCCTCATTTTCAGGAAAGCTATAAAATCCAATTGGAAGGTAAGCCGCCTCAGGGCAAGGAATGGGTCGCGGACCTCGACGGCGACGGCATCCCCGACCTCCTTGTGGGTGCGCCAGACCCAGGGACATCACAGTTCCAGATGTATCCGAATTACGAGGAATACGGGCATCCCTGGTCTGGGATTGAAAATCCCAATCTGGGCATGCTCCCGGATTCTGATATCCAGAATTTCCGCGGATATGACATTGCCGGAAATTGGCTCGGCAACCCCGTTACGCGCTACCTCTGGTGGGCCAAGGGGCGTATGGACAATGGCCAACTCATTTTTGGGGAACCGACGAAGGTTTGCTATGGCTCGACGGACTACCCGTTACAGTGGCGTGGGTATGGTTTTAATCTGCATCCGGTGGTGATGGAGCTGGAGGGGCTGCCTCATATTATCCTGTTTACAGATAATGACAAAGCCATGATTGTTCCCGTTCGCGAAGTCGTGGACGGCAAACTGCACGTCGGTAAAGCTCAACCGCTGCTGAAGGGTGGTGCGCGGCTCAAGTCAACCATCCATGCCAACGTCATTGGTGTCGCCGATATGAATCTCGATGGGCAGCAAGACCTTATCATTGGGTCCGGTGCCAACGGTCGGTTGACTGTTTTGAGCGGAAGCAAAGCGGGCGAGTTTACGGAATTGGGGAACATCTTCCATGAGGGCGGCGAAGTCTCAGCCGACACACTGGTGGTGCCGGTGCGCGCGGACTGGAATAAGGACGGCTGCCCTGACTTGATTATTGGGGATGCCTCGGGGATGCTTTCCCTGCGCTACGGCACGGACGATCCGTATGTGTATGATGATTATCTCAATTTCAAAACACCTTCCGGGTACATCCGTCACCGTCCTCTGGATGGAAATCTCCAGGGCGACAACGAAACTGCGTGGAGCTACACCCAACCGGAAGTCTTCGACTGGGATCGTGACGGAAATCTGGACATCATCACCAATGACAATGAGGCGAAGCTCTTCTTTTACAAAGGGACGGGTGCGTCGAACCTGCTGGAAGAGCGGGAACGCCTCATGATGGGAGACAAGCCTCTCCCGGTCGCTTGGCGTACACGGCCTGCGGTGATCGATCGTAAGTATGGTGTGGCCGGCGATGACCGCGATGTTCTGCTCATGATTCAATGGGACAATAACTTCGCCATGGCAATACCGGATGCCCCCGGAAGCTTGAATTTCGAGCGCCTGATTGAGGTGAAGGATGTCACTGGTGAAACCATTAATATCTCTGGTCCGGGGGGATTTACGGGGCGCATTAAGTTGTCGGTGTGCGACTGGGATAATGACGGAAAGTGGGACGTCGTTTTCGGAAGCCAGAAATCACTGCAGAAGTACTTCCGTCTGAGTGGTAATGAGTCACCCTCGGCGGCGGCTTTTTGGATGCGCAACGTGGGCACGAATATGGAGCCCGTTTTCGAGCTTCCACAGATGATTACCTTCTCCGACGGCAGCCCTATCGTCATAAACAAGCATAACTTCAATGTCTATCCAACCGACCTCGACGGGGATGGTGAGCTCGATATCATCTTCGGTGACGACGAAGGCTTTTTATTTTATCTCAATCGGGATGACCTCGCATGGGCTGAGGACACGGAGCCTGAAAAGCAATTAAGGGCGGCGCTTAAATCTGCGAAGAACAACACCGGCAACTACAAATCCGGTGATACAATAGCTGCCGAGGACTGGACAGCGCCAAGCAGTAACGACATGTATTGGGCAAGCGAATGGATGACGACCCAGGAGGGTTTGCTCAGCGTCAAAGACGGAATGGCCCGCTTGAACAGCCGCCCACCCAGGCTTTCAGAAATGAAGCGCTACCTGGCGAGGCCGATAGAATTTGACCCGCAAGCTCCGATTACCCTGCGCTACAGGACACGTTTTATTCGTCAGGACTCCCGGAATGTTGGTGGAAACGAATTCATCGAACTGCTGAATTTGAAGTCTTCGGACGGTGGCCAGTCCCTGGTAGCAGTCGGTTTTAGCTCTGCTGAAGAGCTTGAGATTAAGTCAAGAGGCGAAAAGGTAACGATTGCCGGTTCCCGACTGAAGCTCAAGCAGTCTTACGTCATTGATGTTGAAATAAATCTTCAACCGGAGGGGAAAGACGACTCCATCTCTGTCGTTGTATCTGAAGATAATGGCTCAGCGCATATACAACTGGCCAAGGGGAAAATGACGATACCGATCAGCGGCATCGCTGATGTCCTTGAACTGGAAGTGGGCAAGAACGCAGGATTTTTGGGGATCGGCTCTCTTGTCCTGCAGGTACAATAA